From Candidatus Zixiibacteriota bacterium, one genomic window encodes:
- a CDS encoding T9SS type A sorting domain-containing protein: MKRNTVTIALMIVVVSLIMVSAFTNLLAGDKGGGILPPLYPCENTSSYIIKVDICSDTGGIVETMNTAFTQVSVSVQMYGMNTAPDPDTSLILERFQNRIQFNNTELEFVGIVGVTWEQDSLIWNVTLDHGAFYNINVSGVDGDLKFKENAWDTVYALKFNVLCANSDQIDLDLTIDDENCWYNSVVLDGGGFDEEYDGWGDSDPNNGPNGYAHIMEYKARAHIEEETVYLGDMSHYVTVWLDETNYMFSEFEHCITFDNTLYECTGYAPEWVAACMLYSEFDVDGDSIYIHCWNPSWYPGMDVVTSPKAMYTLEFELITPSGQGAEDNDTSWVAFNPNSENCISPYSCEGLCASTTQVLEDGALIIPEYTVDVYLEFDDDYREPGESAYLDVWIRNTFPAGLIGTGNIQLLIEHDSRLAFEGETFVNSDVNISASRVNGYDMVSITLLPGSQGYLDPSGDSVLYCTLEFAIDGEATYDCPDEVAAWVIDYFTPQHQTEVVDTTGTISCTMAPENLKLTAIDDSFVPWCKSFYANNVAGGSNVWQPVFLWTDVDIDSVNFEITWDDSKFCLLNDTYKLPGLNVTNVGDGAKWYHGSSLGISGGGSTMILNLHFGAEETGDVTGTTHIYEPFQYFTHIVDIYNETHYPAAQGGTVTTHLEVWQGSTCPNDPPPQKVAGLILPQEFALHQNYPNPFNPNTTVAFDIGTFSWVKLEIFNILGQVVATLIDSPMDAGSYEVEWNAGPEISSGVYFYRVEAGDFTDTKKMMLLK; the protein is encoded by the coding sequence AGACGATGAACACCGCCTTTACACAAGTGTCGGTGTCGGTTCAGATGTACGGAATGAATACCGCACCCGATCCCGACACCAGTCTGATACTGGAGAGATTCCAGAACAGGATCCAGTTCAACAACACTGAGTTGGAATTTGTCGGAATCGTCGGAGTTACCTGGGAACAGGATTCTCTAATCTGGAACGTTACTTTGGATCATGGCGCATTCTACAATATTAATGTGTCGGGAGTCGATGGCGACTTGAAGTTCAAAGAGAATGCCTGGGACACGGTGTACGCTCTGAAATTCAATGTACTCTGCGCTAACTCGGATCAGATCGATCTTGATCTTACCATCGATGACGAAAATTGCTGGTACAACAGTGTTGTACTCGACGGCGGCGGATTCGATGAAGAGTACGATGGTTGGGGCGATTCCGATCCGAACAATGGGCCGAATGGCTATGCACACATAATGGAATACAAAGCTCGTGCTCATATCGAAGAGGAAACGGTCTACTTGGGCGACATGTCACACTATGTGACAGTGTGGCTTGATGAGACCAACTACATGTTCTCCGAATTCGAACACTGCATCACTTTTGACAACACGCTGTATGAATGTACCGGGTATGCCCCCGAATGGGTCGCAGCCTGCATGTTGTATAGCGAATTCGACGTGGATGGAGACTCGATTTACATACACTGCTGGAATCCATCCTGGTATCCAGGAATGGATGTTGTAACGTCTCCGAAAGCAATGTACACACTGGAGTTCGAGTTGATCACACCTTCCGGTCAGGGTGCAGAGGATAACGATACCAGCTGGGTGGCCTTCAATCCGAATTCGGAAAACTGCATCTCGCCATATTCTTGCGAGGGACTCTGCGCCTCTACCACACAGGTGCTGGAGGATGGCGCTCTGATCATTCCCGAATACACCGTGGATGTCTATCTGGAATTCGACGATGACTACCGAGAACCGGGCGAATCTGCGTATCTGGATGTCTGGATCAGGAACACGTTCCCGGCTGGATTGATAGGAACCGGGAATATACAATTGCTGATCGAGCACGATTCACGGCTGGCGTTCGAGGGTGAGACCTTTGTGAATTCGGATGTCAATATCTCTGCCAGCCGGGTGAACGGTTACGATATGGTTTCGATCACGCTGCTTCCTGGATCTCAGGGGTATCTTGATCCCTCCGGGGATTCTGTGCTCTACTGCACGCTCGAGTTCGCAATTGATGGCGAGGCCACCTATGACTGCCCGGACGAGGTTGCCGCATGGGTGATCGACTACTTCACTCCACAGCATCAAACCGAGGTTGTGGACACCACAGGCACCATCTCGTGCACGATGGCTCCGGAGAACCTGAAGCTAACGGCTATCGATGACTCCTTCGTGCCTTGGTGCAAGTCCTTCTATGCTAACAACGTGGCGGGCGGCTCCAATGTCTGGCAGCCGGTTTTCTTGTGGACGGATGTCGATATCGACTCTGTAAACTTTGAGATCACGTGGGATGACAGCAAATTCTGCCTTCTCAATGATACTTATAAATTGCCGGGTTTGAACGTCACTAACGTTGGCGACGGCGCGAAATGGTACCACGGCAGCAGCCTGGGAATCTCCGGGGGTGGTAGCACCATGATTCTGAATCTGCATTTCGGTGCGGAGGAAACCGGTGATGTCACGGGAACGACACACATATATGAGCCGTTCCAGTACTTCACTCATATTGTAGACATCTACAATGAAACGCACTATCCGGCGGCCCAGGGCGGAACCGTAACGACCCATCTCGAGGTTTGGCAGGGGTCAACGTGCCCGAACGATCCGCCGCCTCAAAAGGTTGCGGGTCTAATTCTCCCTCAGGAGTTCGCACTTCATCAGAACTACCCGAATCCATTCAATCCGAATACGACAGTAGCGTTCGATATCGGAACATTCAGTTGGGTGAAACTGGAGATATTCAATATATTGGGACAGGTGGTGGCTACGCTGATTGACAGCCCGATGGATGCAGGCAGCTACGAAGTCGAGTGGAATGCCGGACCTGAGATTTCATCCGGTGTTTACTTCTACAGAGTGGAGGCAGGCGACTTCACCGACACCAAGAAGATGATGCTTTTGAAATAG
- a CDS encoding DUF3078 domain-containing protein, translating to MIRLTQLVVMLSIICLLLGASSFGQADSTGWKKTFDLNFNVTQNSYSDNWTGGEAGNVTWISAANGVFEKQVSPKLNSKTTVKLAFGQTHTQEQETKKWAKPVKSTDNIDVESVQRLTMNWIVDPYFAGRFESQFMDASEPTFKRFINPMLLTFSGGIAKKLWHRPEKDELISRLGLAVREHISRDIDSLAIRTTKTNTRTDGGLESVSDFNIIIDKDVAFTSKLSLFKALFNSKKDDLKGLPEADFWKAIDVNFENTVTASVSKYIQVQLYTQLLYDKEVDLGGRFKETLSLGLTYKLL from the coding sequence GTGATCAGGCTGACACAATTGGTCGTGATGCTCTCAATCATCTGTCTGCTACTGGGTGCAAGCTCATTTGGCCAGGCAGATTCTACCGGCTGGAAGAAGACGTTCGATCTCAACTTCAACGTCACGCAGAACAGTTACTCAGACAACTGGACCGGTGGTGAGGCAGGGAATGTCACCTGGATTTCCGCCGCCAACGGCGTCTTTGAAAAGCAAGTTTCCCCAAAACTCAACAGTAAGACGACGGTGAAGCTGGCATTCGGTCAGACACACACACAGGAGCAGGAGACGAAGAAGTGGGCGAAGCCGGTCAAGTCTACCGACAATATAGACGTGGAATCGGTGCAGCGGCTGACAATGAATTGGATAGTCGACCCATACTTCGCCGGAAGATTCGAGTCACAGTTCATGGACGCTTCGGAGCCGACATTCAAGAGGTTCATCAATCCGATGCTGCTTACATTCTCAGGCGGTATCGCAAAGAAACTCTGGCATCGACCCGAAAAAGATGAGTTGATCTCCCGGCTTGGTCTTGCGGTGAGGGAGCATATCTCACGTGATATCGATTCTCTCGCGATTCGCACGACTAAGACAAATACTCGCACGGATGGTGGTCTCGAATCCGTCTCCGATTTCAACATCATCATCGATAAGGACGTAGCATTCACCTCGAAACTCTCACTCTTCAAAGCGCTTTTCAACTCGAAAAAAGACGATCTGAAGGGCTTACCGGAAGCGGATTTCTGGAAAGCAATCGATGTCAACTTCGAAAACACTGTAACAGCGTCAGTGTCGAAGTACATCCAGGTGCAGCTCTACACTCAATTGCTGTATGATAAAGAGGTCGACCTCGGCGGCAGGTTCAAAGAGACGCTCTCTCTGGGCCTGACCTACAAACTGCTATAG